The following proteins are encoded in a genomic region of Coffea eugenioides isolate CCC68of chromosome 6, Ceug_1.0, whole genome shotgun sequence:
- the LOC113775387 gene encoding DNA-directed RNA polymerase III subunit RPC10-like isoform X1 encodes MGILVQFADWSNSMLSLYELPHMDRPARFFCPTCPYVCHMDSKVKIKRKHRLVKKELDPIISKDDELEHLPETEAPCPNCGHLKAAFGQQQTRSADEPMTTYYTCKKCRHNWKED; translated from the exons ATGG GAATACTTGTTCAATTTGCTGACTGGAGTAATTCAATGTTGAGTTTG TATGAATTGCCGCATATGGACCGCCCCGCCAGATTCTTTTGTCCAACATGCCCGTATGTATGTCACATGGATAGTAAG gttaaaataaaaagaaagcatCGGTTAGTTAAGAAAGAACTAGATCCTATCATTTCCAAAGACGACGAGCTTGAACATTTACCAGAAACTGAAG CTCCTTGTCCTAATTGTGGTCATCTTAAGGCAGCCTTTGGTCAACAGCAGACCAGATCTGCTGATGAGCCGATGACAACATATTACACATGCAAGAAATGTAGACACAATTGGAAAGAAGACTAA
- the LOC113775387 gene encoding DNA-directed RNA polymerase III subunit RPC10-like isoform X2, protein MEFCPTCGMLLQYELPHMDRPARFFCPTCPYVCHMDSKVKIKRKHRLVKKELDPIISKDDELEHLPETEAPCPNCGHLKAAFGQQQTRSADEPMTTYYTCKKCRHNWKED, encoded by the exons ATGGAATTTTGCCCGACTTGTGGGATGTTATTGCAGTATGAATTGCCGCATATGGACCGCCCCGCCAGATTCTTTTGTCCAACATGCCCGTATGTATGTCACATGGATAGTAAG gttaaaataaaaagaaagcatCGGTTAGTTAAGAAAGAACTAGATCCTATCATTTCCAAAGACGACGAGCTTGAACATTTACCAGAAACTGAAG CTCCTTGTCCTAATTGTGGTCATCTTAAGGCAGCCTTTGGTCAACAGCAGACCAGATCTGCTGATGAGCCGATGACAACATATTACACATGCAAGAAATGTAGACACAATTGGAAAGAAGACTAA
- the LOC113775387 gene encoding DNA-directed RNA polymerase III subunit RPC10-like isoform X3: MDRPARFFCPTCPYVCHMDSKVKIKRKHRLVKKELDPIISKDDELEHLPETEAPCPNCGHLKAAFGQQQTRSADEPMTTYYTCKKCRHNWKED, translated from the exons ATGGACCGCCCCGCCAGATTCTTTTGTCCAACATGCCCGTATGTATGTCACATGGATAGTAAG gttaaaataaaaagaaagcatCGGTTAGTTAAGAAAGAACTAGATCCTATCATTTCCAAAGACGACGAGCTTGAACATTTACCAGAAACTGAAG CTCCTTGTCCTAATTGTGGTCATCTTAAGGCAGCCTTTGGTCAACAGCAGACCAGATCTGCTGATGAGCCGATGACAACATATTACACATGCAAGAAATGTAGACACAATTGGAAAGAAGACTAA